GAGGTGTACCGCGACCTGTATGCGGCCCTGGCCGCGCAGTGGGTCCAGGAAGGCTGCTTCGTTCACGCCGCGCTCGTCCCAGCCCATGATCGTCCCGCACTCGAGGCCTGGTACGGCGCCGGCTTCGGGCATGAGCAAGTCCACTCGCTCCGTTCCCTGGACCCGGTGGACCTCCGGCCTGGCGTCCTGGACAGCCCCCTCCGGCTCCGCCGCGCGGGCATGGACGATTTGGATCGGCTCCTGGAAATGGCGGGGCTCATCTCCGAGCACCAGCGCGCGTCACCGGTGTTCGCGCCGTACCTGCCCGAGTTTTCCAAAGACTGGCCGCAGGACTACACGGAGTTGATTGAGGGCGAAGCCGATCGCATCTGGCTCGCTGAGCAGGACGGACGGCTGCTCGGGTTCGCCATCTTCAGCCCTGCCGAACAGCCCCCCGACGAAGTGCTGACGCCTCCGAAGAGCGTCACCTTCACGGTAGGGGTCACACGGGAGGACGTTCGCTGCCGCGGCGTTGGCCGTGCGCTGTTCGCGCGTGGCGTGGAGGAGGCCGGGCGAATGGGATTCCGCGCCTGTGTCACCGATTGGCGCGCGACCAATCTGACCGCCTCCCGCGCCTGGCCCCGCATGGGCTTCAGTCCAGCCCTCTACCGGTTGACCCGCCGCATCGACGAACGCGTGGCGTGGGCGCGCGGCGCACGCTCCACCCATACATAGGCGTGGAACGTGTCCCCTGGATTGAACTGCCATTGAAAGAACGGTACCTCTCACATTGCCGCCCTGCTCGCGGCGTCTCCCTCTCAACGAACCGGACGGGCTGACTGATGTCACACCACGCCATCGAAGACATCTACCCGCTCTCGCCCCTGCAACAGGGGATGCTCTTCCACACCCTGTACGCTCCCGAGGCAGGACAGTATTTCCTCCAGATTACGTGCACACTGGAGGGGCACGTGGAGCCGGCGCACTTCGAGGCAGCGTGGCAGCACGTCCTCGATCAGCACCCAGCGCTGCGCACCTCGTTCACCTGGGAGGAGTTGGAGGAGCCCCTCCAGGTCGTCCACCGCGCCGTCTCCGTGCAGCTCACCCGGCGGGATTGGGGCCACCTCGCACCGAAGGCACAGCGTCGTGAGCTGACGGCCCTCCTCGATGCGGATCGCCAGCGCGGGTTCGCGCTCGATCAGGCGCCGCTCATGCGGCTGCTCCTCATACGCACCGGCCCTCGGACCCACACGTTCGTCTGGAGCTGTCATCACCTGCTGCTGGATGGCTGGTCACTCGGGCTGCTCCTCGAGGAGTGCCTCGACGCGTACCACGCGCTCGTCCGGGGCGAGCGCCCTTCGCGCGGCGTCACGCGCCCCTATCGCGACTACATTGCCTGGCTCCAACAGCAATCATCCGGGCAGGCGGAGCACTTCTGGCGCGAGCGGCTGGCAGGCTTCTCCTCACCCACGCCCCTGCCGGTGGCGCGGGCCACGAAGGCCGAAGGCTCCTGGCATGGGCGCTCCTCACTCATTCTTTCCGAAGAGACCTCGGAGCAGCTCCGCGCCCTCGCCCGGACGCACGCGCTGACGCCGAACACCTTCTTCCAAGGCATCTGGGCGCTGCTGCTCAGCCGCTATAGCGGCCAGTCCGACGTCGTTTTTGGCACCACGGTGTCCGGACGGCCCGCCGACCTGCCTGGCGCGCAATCCATGGTGGGGATGTTCATCAACACCCAGCCCGTGCGGACGCGGGTCGATCCAGACGGCCTCGTCCTGCCATACCTCCAACAACTCCAGCGCGAGCAGGCCGAGGCGCGCCAGTACGAGTACAGCTCGCTCGTGCAGATTCACGGCTGGAGCGAGGTGCCGCGCGGCCAGAACCTCTTCGAGACGCTGCTCGTCTTCGAGAGCTTCCCCTTCTCCCACGCCGAGACCTCGCCGGGCGGTGGCGCGACCGTCACGGACGTCGAGACCTACGACTTCACCAGCTACATCCTTCACATCGACGTTGTCCCCGGTCCTGCCTTCACCCTCCTGGCGAGCTACGATCGCCGGCAGCTCGACGACGCGACGCTCGCGCGGCTGCTGACGCACTACGCGCGGCTGCTCGAGGAGCTGGCCCATCACCCCGAGCGGCGCCTGGACGAACTCTCGATGCTGCCGGACGCCGAGCGCCGGCAGGTCCTGCTCGATTGGAACCAGCAGCGGGCGGACTACCCGTTCAACAGCTCCATCCCCCAGCTCATCCAGGAGCAGGCCGCACGGACCCCGGACGCAATCGCCGTGACCCACCGCGACGCCCAGCTCACCTACCGCGAGCTCAACGCCCGGTCCAACCAGCTGGCGCATCCGCTCATCGCGGAAGGCGTGGGGTCAGACATCGTCGTCGCGCTGCTCGGCGATCGAGGGGTGGACTTCCTCGCCTCCATCGTCGGGATTCTCAAGGCGGGAGGCGCCTACCTCCCGTTGGATCCGGACCACCCTGCCGAGCGGTTGGCGCAGATCCTCGGGCAGAGCCAGACCCCCATGGTGGTGGTGTCCCGAGAACGCCGCGCGCTGCTCGACGCGGCGCTGGCGCTCCTGCCCGCCGGTGCCCGGCCACGCGCGTTGGAGATCCCGGAGTTGCTGGAGCGCCAGGCCCCAGCGGACGATCCGCCTTGCCGCAGCCACGGGCGGAACCTGGCGTATGTCATCTACACGTCCGGCTCCACGGGCGCCCCCAAGGGCGCCATGCTGGAGCACGCTGGGAAGATCAACCACATCCGCGGCATGATTGATTTCCTGCGGCTGGGGCCAGCGGACGTGATGGCTCAAACGGCCTCACAGTGCTTTGACATCTCGGTCTGGCAGTTCCTCGCCCCGTTGATGCTGGGAGCACGAGTCCAGATCCTCGACACCGAACTGACGCGGGATCCCGCCAGCTTCCTGGCGGAGTTGGACCGGACAGGCATCACCGTCCTCGAGGTGGTTCCCGCGTTGCTGACGGCGATGCTTGAGCAGCTCGAGCGGATGGACCCCGCGCGGTTGCCGATGCAGTCGCTCCACTGCCTCATTCCCACCGGCGAGGTGCTCCCGCCCGCGCTTTGCAGACGGTGGCTGAAACTGTACCCGCGCGTGCCGCTGCTCAATGCCTACGGCCCGACGGAGACCTCGGACGACACGAACCTCTACACGGTGTCCCAGCCACCACCGGACGACGAGGAGCGCGTGCCGGTCGGCTACGCGCTGCCGAACCTGACGATGTACATCCTGGATCCGCGGCTGCGTCCCGTGCCTGTTGGGCTCGCTGGGGAGCTGTACATTGGCGGCATCGGGGTGGGCCGCGGCTACCTGAACAACCCCGCGCGCACGGCCGCATCGTTCCTACCGGATCCGTTCTCCGCCCTCAGCGGAGCGCGCTTCTACAAGACGGGCGACATCTGCCGCTATCGCCCCGACGGAAGCATCGAGTTCCTCGACCGGGCGGACTTCCAGGTGAAGATCCGTGGCTTCCGGGTGGAGCCAGGTGAGGTGGAGTCGGTGCTCGCCCGGCACCCAACGGTCAGGCAAGCCGTGGTGGTGGCTCGCGAGTTGCCAACCCGCGGCAAACAACTGGTCGCCTATGTGGTACCGTACGAGGGGACCTGGCCCGGTGCTGCCGGGGGCGGCCCCCGCGACGGCCACGAGGGCATCACA
Above is a genomic segment from Myxococcus xanthus containing:
- a CDS encoding non-ribosomal peptide synthetase, which encodes MSHHAIEDIYPLSPLQQGMLFHTLYAPEAGQYFLQITCTLEGHVEPAHFEAAWQHVLDQHPALRTSFTWEELEEPLQVVHRAVSVQLTRRDWGHLAPKAQRRELTALLDADRQRGFALDQAPLMRLLLIRTGPRTHTFVWSCHHLLLDGWSLGLLLEECLDAYHALVRGERPSRGVTRPYRDYIAWLQQQSSGQAEHFWRERLAGFSSPTPLPVARATKAEGSWHGRSSLILSEETSEQLRALARTHALTPNTFFQGIWALLLSRYSGQSDVVFGTTVSGRPADLPGAQSMVGMFINTQPVRTRVDPDGLVLPYLQQLQREQAEARQYEYSSLVQIHGWSEVPRGQNLFETLLVFESFPFSHAETSPGGGATVTDVETYDFTSYILHIDVVPGPAFTLLASYDRRQLDDATLARLLTHYARLLEELAHHPERRLDELSMLPDAERRQVLLDWNQQRADYPFNSSIPQLIQEQAARTPDAIAVTHRDAQLTYRELNARSNQLAHPLIAEGVGSDIVVALLGDRGVDFLASIVGILKAGGAYLPLDPDHPAERLAQILGQSQTPMVVVSRERRALLDAALALLPAGARPRALEIPELLERQAPADDPPCRSHGRNLAYVIYTSGSTGAPKGAMLEHAGKINHIRGMIDFLRLGPADVMAQTASQCFDISVWQFLAPLMLGARVQILDTELTRDPASFLAELDRTGITVLEVVPALLTAMLEQLERMDPARLPMQSLHCLIPTGEVLPPALCRRWLKLYPRVPLLNAYGPTETSDDTNLYTVSQPPPDDEERVPVGYALPNLTMYILDPRLRPVPVGLAGELYIGGIGVGRGYLNNPARTAASFLPDPFSALSGARFYKTGDICRYRPDGSIEFLDRADFQVKIRGFRVEPGEVESVLARHPTVRQAVVVARELPTRGKQLVAYVVPYEGTWPGAAGGGPRDGHEGITVLREFLQGHLPHYMMPSVFVVLPALPLNANGKVDRKALPMPDAAAAQEERAPSPPRSDVEERLVALWQEVLSRQSIGVEDDFFELGGHSLLAVRAHSRLRELFGIDLPLRTLFELTTVARLAEKIEALRWATSGPPKDEPEDVEREEVEL
- a CDS encoding GNAT family N-acetyltransferase, with translation MNLVPFANEHLEAAASLLALRHRAHRATLPLLPGEPESATEARRILEALRQRPRTSGFAALQNGRLIGFALGTLRIDTTWGRSAWLFAPGHALAPGTSPEVYRDLYAALAAQWVQEGCFVHAALVPAHDRPALEAWYGAGFGHEQVHSLRSLDPVDLRPGVLDSPLRLRRAGMDDLDRLLEMAGLISEHQRASPVFAPYLPEFSKDWPQDYTELIEGEADRIWLAEQDGRLLGFAIFSPAEQPPDEVLTPPKSVTFTVGVTREDVRCRGVGRALFARGVEEAGRMGFRACVTDWRATNLTASRAWPRMGFSPALYRLTRRIDERVAWARGARSTHT